One window of the Thermasporomyces composti genome contains the following:
- a CDS encoding DUF3180 domain-containing protein, whose protein sequence is MRTTRARTLVVLFLLGAAVGWSGAAILQAAGLGVSRTPWSAAGGLVFFAALLGSGAWYMYDRVHRKRRRVDSLTAVRLLALAKASALVGSLVAGVYAGVALRFLPDAGVPHIRDRIIRAAITAGSALLVMAAGLLLERACKVPRGPEDDDSGVAGDAGP, encoded by the coding sequence GTGCGCACGACCCGAGCGAGGACTCTCGTCGTCCTGTTCCTCCTGGGGGCGGCGGTCGGCTGGAGCGGCGCCGCCATCCTCCAGGCGGCCGGTCTGGGGGTCAGCCGGACGCCCTGGTCGGCCGCGGGCGGTCTGGTGTTCTTCGCTGCGCTGCTCGGGTCTGGCGCGTGGTACATGTACGACCGGGTGCACCGCAAGCGCCGCCGAGTCGACAGTCTCACCGCCGTTCGCCTGCTCGCTCTCGCCAAGGCGAGCGCCTTGGTGGGCTCCCTGGTTGCTGGGGTCTACGCCGGTGTGGCGCTGCGCTTCCTACCTGACGCGGGCGTCCCGCACATCCGGGACCGAATCATCCGAGCCGCGATCACCGCGGGGTCCGCACTGCTCGTCATGGCCGCGGGGCTGCTGCTGGAGCGGGCCTGCAAGGTACCCCGGGGGCCGGAGGACGACGACAGCGGTGTGGCGGGTGACGCCGGACCCTGA
- a CDS encoding sensor histidine kinase, with the protein MPQRRVYEWLRRRPLIVDGAIVALLLVILLPETAAASADPGPAGTVLGVAQLVPLVWRRRHPVRVFTVVSLVCLAQVILLDVPLPANAGFLLALYAVSAYAHGRVRLAALAVGFLGAALGPLDWLAWSELFDHPEYFARFFVVLAAFVALTWTLGDLMRTRRAYVAELEERARRLEVERDQQARLARAAERARIARELHDVVAHSLSIVVAQADGGLYAGEKDPNAARSALATIGVTGRQALAEMRRLLGVLHSGGDAADLAPQPGLAQLPELVAQVRASGLPVELVLEEPKFEISSGAELVVFRIVQEALTNTIRHAGPGARARVEVTYGADTVRVCVSDDGRGAAATSDGQGRGIHGMRERVAVYGGTLSVGPRAGGGFQVVAELPLGENAATAGQSSGAGEASDGGG; encoded by the coding sequence GTGCCGCAGCGCAGGGTCTACGAGTGGTTGCGCCGTCGTCCGCTGATCGTCGACGGCGCGATCGTCGCCCTGCTCCTGGTGATCCTGCTGCCTGAGACCGCGGCGGCGAGCGCGGACCCCGGCCCTGCTGGCACCGTCCTGGGTGTCGCGCAGCTCGTGCCGCTGGTGTGGCGGCGCCGTCATCCGGTGCGGGTCTTCACCGTGGTCTCCCTCGTGTGCCTGGCCCAGGTGATCCTGCTCGACGTGCCGCTGCCCGCCAACGCCGGCTTCCTGCTCGCCCTGTACGCCGTCAGCGCCTACGCGCATGGTCGCGTGCGTCTCGCGGCCTTGGCGGTCGGCTTCCTCGGCGCGGCGCTGGGTCCGCTGGACTGGCTGGCGTGGAGCGAGCTCTTCGACCATCCGGAGTACTTCGCCAGGTTCTTCGTCGTCCTGGCCGCGTTCGTCGCTCTCACCTGGACGTTGGGTGACCTCATGCGTACGCGGCGTGCCTACGTCGCGGAGCTGGAAGAACGCGCGCGGCGTCTCGAGGTGGAGCGCGACCAGCAGGCGCGGCTCGCGCGAGCCGCCGAGCGGGCCCGCATCGCGCGCGAGCTGCACGATGTCGTGGCGCACTCCCTCTCGATCGTGGTGGCCCAAGCCGACGGCGGCCTCTACGCGGGGGAGAAGGATCCGAACGCGGCTCGCTCTGCCCTGGCGACCATCGGCGTGACCGGTCGCCAGGCGCTCGCCGAGATGCGGCGACTGCTCGGGGTGCTGCACTCCGGGGGCGACGCGGCCGACCTGGCGCCGCAACCCGGCCTTGCGCAGCTTCCCGAGCTCGTCGCCCAGGTCCGTGCCTCGGGACTGCCTGTCGAGCTGGTCCTCGAGGAGCCGAAGTTCGAGATCAGCAGCGGTGCCGAGCTGGTCGTCTTCCGCATCGTCCAGGAGGCCTTGACGAACACGATCCGGCACGCCGGCCCAGGCGCTCGCGCACGGGTCGAGGTGACCTACGGTGCGGACACCGTGCGGGTTTGCGTGTCCGACGACGGGCGGGGCGCCGCCGCGACGAGCGACGGTCAGGGCCGGGGCATCCACGGCATGCGGGAAAGGGTCGCCGTCTACGGCGGTACCCTCAGTGTCGGTCCGCGAGCTGGCGGAGGTTTCCAGGTCGTCGCCGAGCTGCCGCTGGGTGAGAACGCCGCCACCGCGGGGCAGTCGAGCGGCGCCGGGGAGGCAAGCGACGGGGGAGGGTAG
- a CDS encoding PH domain-containing protein produces the protein MGPTQGPEPHQEPGRDDDPQGREPGHGFGSDATELRRLHPVTPFLKGWKFVAVLVAIVGQQSFRGTTLRVLVAELAGVLVFGLVLGACSWWFTKYRIEGEDLRVDSGILFRRSRRVRIDRLQAVDIVRPVVARLLGVAELRLEVAGGAQTEAPLAYLSEHHAQRLRAELLARAAGLAADTPEAPERQLVAVPPSTLLASTIISAPFLVAALGFVVVAVTTSFVQQIAGVALLVPWALGGVGVVWRQFVSEYGFSVSESPDGLRIRKGLLDTWAQTVPPGRVQAVEIEQQLLWRPKGWVKLTVNVAGYAGRNTEGPTSSTLLPVAPWPVARALLQRVLPDVDVDRVPRVSAPRRARWLRPIGWRFLRYGSDEKVFVSEVGWLTRRIAVVPHAKMQSVRITQGPLQRALRLATVHVDTPVGPVDAVALHRSSDEARHIAEAQAELARHARKLAGPERWMRPPDSP, from the coding sequence GTGGGACCAACCCAGGGGCCAGAACCCCACCAGGAGCCTGGTCGGGACGACGATCCCCAAGGCCGAGAGCCGGGTCACGGATTCGGCTCCGACGCCACCGAACTGCGGCGGCTCCATCCGGTCACCCCGTTCCTCAAGGGGTGGAAGTTCGTCGCGGTCCTCGTGGCGATCGTCGGCCAGCAGTCCTTTCGAGGCACCACGCTCCGCGTTCTGGTCGCGGAGCTGGCCGGCGTTCTCGTCTTCGGGCTGGTCCTGGGCGCCTGCTCCTGGTGGTTCACCAAGTACCGGATCGAGGGCGAGGACCTACGCGTCGACAGCGGCATCCTCTTCCGACGTTCCCGGCGCGTCCGGATCGATCGGTTGCAAGCGGTCGACATCGTTCGACCCGTCGTCGCGCGCTTGCTGGGTGTCGCCGAGCTGCGCCTGGAGGTGGCGGGTGGCGCGCAGACCGAGGCGCCGCTGGCCTACCTCTCCGAGCACCACGCCCAGCGTCTGCGGGCCGAGCTGCTCGCTCGAGCCGCCGGGCTCGCGGCCGACACCCCCGAGGCGCCGGAGCGCCAGCTCGTCGCGGTCCCACCGAGCACCCTGCTCGCCTCGACGATCATCAGCGCGCCGTTCCTCGTGGCCGCGCTGGGCTTCGTGGTCGTGGCCGTGACGACGAGCTTCGTTCAGCAGATCGCCGGGGTGGCGCTCCTCGTGCCGTGGGCCCTGGGCGGGGTGGGGGTGGTGTGGCGTCAGTTCGTCAGCGAGTACGGCTTCTCGGTGAGCGAGTCACCCGACGGTCTCCGGATCCGCAAAGGCCTCCTCGACACCTGGGCACAGACCGTCCCACCGGGGCGGGTCCAGGCGGTCGAGATCGAGCAACAGCTGTTGTGGCGGCCGAAGGGATGGGTGAAGCTCACGGTCAACGTCGCCGGATACGCCGGACGGAACACCGAAGGCCCCACGTCGTCCACCTTGCTTCCCGTGGCGCCCTGGCCGGTGGCGCGGGCGTTGCTCCAGCGGGTGTTACCGGACGTCGACGTCGACCGCGTGCCACGGGTGTCCGCGCCCCGGCGAGCCCGGTGGCTGCGGCCGATCGGCTGGCGCTTCCTCCGGTACGGCAGCGACGAGAAGGTGTTCGTCTCCGAGGTGGGCTGGCTCACCCGGCGGATTGCGGTCGTTCCGCACGCCAAGATGCAAAGCGTCCGGATCACCCAGGGACCCCTCCAGCGCGCGCTGCGCTTGGCGACCGTCCACGTCGACACGCCCGTCGGCCCCGTCGACGCGGTCGCGTTGCACAGGTCGAGTGACGAGGCGCGACACATCGCCGAGGCGCAGGCCGAGCTGGCCCGGCACGCTCGGAAGCTCGCTGGGCCCGAACGCTGGATGCGCCCGCCCGATTCGCCGTGA
- the folK gene encoding 2-amino-4-hydroxy-6-hydroxymethyldihydropteridine diphosphokinase: MTETPNPHIIDADTLTGGLRPIRRVVIALGSNLGDRAATLQGALNALADTPGVDIVGVSPVYETAPVDAPEGSPKFLNAVVVADSTLHARTLLERALAIEDAFGRVRTTPGAPRTLDVDLLVVGDKVIHEDDFVLPHPRAHERAFVLVPWAQVDPDGVIPGRGRVGDLVRSVDTTSVTRVADLELRLE; the protein is encoded by the coding sequence CTGGCGGTCTGCGCCCGATCAGGCGCGTGGTCATCGCGCTGGGCAGCAACCTGGGCGATCGGGCGGCCACCCTCCAAGGAGCTTTGAACGCGCTCGCGGACACTCCCGGAGTGGACATCGTGGGTGTGTCGCCGGTCTACGAGACCGCTCCAGTCGACGCTCCGGAGGGGTCCCCCAAGTTCCTCAACGCCGTGGTCGTCGCCGACTCCACACTCCACGCGCGGACGCTGCTGGAGCGTGCGCTCGCGATCGAGGACGCCTTTGGTCGGGTGCGTACCACGCCGGGCGCGCCACGGACGCTCGACGTCGACCTTCTGGTGGTCGGTGACAAGGTGATCCACGAGGACGATTTCGTGCTGCCGCATCCCCGGGCGCACGAGCGCGCGTTCGTGCTCGTGCCGTGGGCCCAGGTCGACCCTGATGGCGTGATCCCGGGGCGTGGCCGGGTCGGGGACTTGGTCCGCTCGGTCGACACCACCTCGGTCACCCGTGTCGCCGACCTCGAACTCAGGCTCGAGTGA
- a CDS encoding NADH-quinone oxidoreductase subunit D: MTSERIVSLGAGAAGLPPVSDSYERGGGEELATQDMVLNIGPQHPATHGVLRLRLTLDGERIVACEPIVGYMHRGAEKLFEVRDYRQIIMLANRHDWLSAFANELGVVLAVERMLGLEVPARAVWARTLLAELNRVLNHLMFLGSYPLELGAITPMFYAFRERETLQQVMEEVSGGRMHYMFNRVGGLKEDLPAGWLDRVSAAIAACRRRLPELEDLIFDNETFQARTRGVGVLSPEVIHAYGVSGPIARASGVDMDLRRDEPYLAYGELFAPGQPGRVVTHTDGDCFARFSVLREQVHVSLDLAEACVDRLRSLPPGPVNVRLPKILKVPEGHTYCWTESPLGINGYFLVSRGEKTPWRLKLRSPSFNNIAVLPRLVAGCVVADLVAILGSMFFVVGDIDK, from the coding sequence GTGACGTCGGAGCGGATCGTGAGTCTCGGGGCGGGCGCGGCGGGCCTCCCCCCGGTGTCCGACTCCTACGAGCGGGGCGGCGGCGAGGAGTTGGCCACCCAGGACATGGTGCTCAATATCGGACCGCAGCACCCCGCCACGCACGGCGTCCTGCGACTACGCCTCACGCTCGACGGCGAACGCATCGTCGCCTGCGAGCCGATCGTGGGCTACATGCACCGAGGCGCGGAGAAGCTCTTCGAGGTCCGCGACTACCGCCAGATCATCATGCTGGCCAACCGCCACGACTGGCTCTCCGCGTTCGCCAACGAGCTGGGCGTGGTCCTGGCCGTGGAGCGGATGCTCGGTCTGGAGGTGCCGGCGCGCGCCGTCTGGGCGCGGACGCTGCTGGCCGAGCTCAACCGTGTGCTCAATCACCTGATGTTCCTCGGCAGCTATCCGCTCGAGCTCGGCGCGATCACGCCGATGTTCTACGCCTTCCGCGAGCGGGAGACGCTCCAACAGGTCATGGAAGAGGTCTCCGGCGGGCGGATGCACTACATGTTCAACCGGGTGGGCGGCCTGAAGGAGGACCTGCCGGCCGGCTGGCTCGATCGCGTCTCGGCGGCGATCGCGGCCTGCCGACGGCGCCTACCCGAGCTGGAGGACCTGATCTTCGACAACGAGACGTTCCAGGCCAGGACACGCGGCGTCGGCGTGCTGTCTCCCGAGGTCATCCACGCCTACGGGGTCTCCGGCCCCATCGCTCGCGCGTCGGGCGTCGACATGGACCTGCGTCGAGACGAGCCCTACCTCGCCTACGGTGAGCTGTTCGCTCCCGGCCAGCCAGGTCGCGTGGTGACGCACACGGACGGCGACTGCTTCGCCCGATTCAGCGTCCTCCGCGAGCAGGTGCACGTCTCCTTGGACCTGGCCGAGGCGTGTGTCGACCGGCTCCGCTCCTTGCCCCCAGGCCCGGTCAACGTCCGGCTTCCCAAGATCCTCAAGGTGCCGGAAGGTCACACCTACTGCTGGACGGAGAGCCCGCTCGGGATCAACGGGTACTTCTTGGTGTCGCGTGGTGAGAAGACACCCTGGCGGCTCAAGCTGCGCTCGCCGTCGTTCAACAACATCGCCGTCCTGCCGAGGCTGGTGGCCGGCTGCGTCGTCGCCGACCTCGTGGCCATCCTCGGGTCGATGTTCTTCGTCGTCGGCGACATCGACAAGTAG
- a CDS encoding SAM-dependent methyltransferase, with the protein MARWRTWREATTEALYGPDGFFRTQAPAEHFRTSVHVSTQFAAALLRLARSTGLTTVVDVGAGRGELLAALHDLAPDLTLVGVELADRPSTVPAAATWTDTVPHDVDALIVANEWLDNVPVDVAEVDPHGTARIVEVDVATGNERLGPPVTGRDAAWLDEWWPLADAPPGSRGEIGWPRDDAWADVVRRLRHGVAVAIDYGHLREERPWRGTLTAYRSGRVVSPVPDTSCDITSHVAVDAVAHAGECAGAQSTLVTRQRDALRALGVSAARPPHALAHTDPRGYLAALARSCEASELVDAGGLGGFWWVLQARDVDPPAELCRAARRRVHPSSPARPGDR; encoded by the coding sequence ATGGCACGCTGGCGAACCTGGCGCGAGGCGACCACCGAGGCGCTCTACGGGCCGGACGGCTTCTTCCGCACCCAGGCACCGGCGGAGCACTTCCGCACCTCGGTTCACGTGTCCACGCAGTTCGCGGCCGCTCTGCTCCGCCTGGCCCGGTCCACGGGGCTCACGACGGTGGTCGACGTCGGCGCCGGCCGGGGCGAGCTCCTGGCCGCGCTGCACGACCTGGCGCCTGATCTCACCCTCGTCGGCGTGGAGCTGGCCGACCGGCCCTCGACCGTCCCCGCGGCGGCGACCTGGACCGACACCGTGCCCCACGACGTCGACGCGCTGATCGTCGCCAACGAGTGGCTCGACAACGTCCCCGTCGACGTCGCCGAGGTCGATCCGCACGGTACCGCCCGGATCGTGGAGGTCGACGTCGCGACGGGGAACGAACGACTCGGGCCGCCGGTGACCGGACGTGACGCGGCCTGGCTGGACGAGTGGTGGCCGCTCGCCGACGCGCCTCCCGGGAGCCGAGGCGAGATCGGGTGGCCTCGTGACGACGCGTGGGCTGACGTCGTGCGCCGGCTCCGGCACGGTGTCGCCGTCGCCATCGACTACGGCCACCTGCGCGAGGAGCGGCCCTGGCGGGGGACCCTGACCGCGTACCGGTCCGGTCGCGTCGTCTCTCCCGTCCCGGACACGTCGTGCGACATCACCAGCCACGTCGCGGTGGACGCGGTGGCTCACGCGGGCGAGTGCGCGGGCGCCCAGTCCACCCTGGTCACCCGGCAGCGAGACGCGCTCCGCGCGCTCGGGGTGAGCGCCGCACGTCCGCCCCACGCCCTCGCGCACACCGACCCGCGTGGGTACCTCGCGGCGCTGGCCCGCAGCTGCGAGGCCTCGGAGCTGGTGGACGCCGGTGGGCTCGGCGGGTTCTGGTGGGTGCTCCAGGCCCGCGACGTCGACCCGCCGGCCGAGCTGTGCCGCGCCGCGCGTCGTCGTGTCCACCCTTCGAGCCCAGCCCGTCCCGGCGATAGGTGA
- a CDS encoding ABC transporter permease, producing MTGQLTLANLRSHTARYVAGGIAIVLGVAFITAAMLVSGSTRAALARAVGAQYDQADVVLLSDSFISSDVVRQVRGLDSVEAASGVAATGLGVVYPDSRQPTWVGARSLPVDPDLRWHKLTEGRLPRTADEVAVSELVAADRNLRPGSVLRAESSASPSGDADQALTTLRVVGIVARDSLPPSAALVVTEDWIIGWRGSAQYNEVLVKAAPGADVPQLLADVRAVAGSGATVRTVEAHVDATVEGLTGGVNVLGAFLLGFAAIAVFVATLVVANTFTILLAQRTRELALLRCVGAQRGQVRRSVLGESAVLGLVASAVGVAVGAGLAAVAVVLLERTNTAVVMGIQLDPVSVLVPIGVGLLTTVVAAFVPARRATRVPPLAALRPELAIRVRSRGGLLRLCLALLLVLAGVGLIAAGLGAEDITVGMLLGVAGGALSFLGVLLSGRFLVPVLVRLLGLVVGRGVPGRLSVANAVRNPGRTAATAGALLVGVTLISLMNVGAASVERTINTWLDDQYPLDLAAEIGGSAGISAQTVDAVRDVEGVQEVAVLRAAQVQTDGPAGPVDREAFGVDPEVASSVLREPSVVRDLRDGVAVMGPSFADGLGVEEGDTVQLRGENDATVTVQARIVKSDATPDLLLTARDLERLAPDAPTAMVWARLADGVTEQTVISRVEDALADAETVQLFGGAPERAFYNQVLTVMLLIATGLLGIAVLIALVGVGNTLSLSVIERTREQALLRALGLTRGQLRGMLALEAVLIAGAAVVLGLALGIGYGIAGTTVLLDLATENVEYAIPVERLLLVAVVALLAGLVASLLPARRAVRVPPASALADE from the coding sequence ATGACGGGGCAGCTGACACTCGCCAACCTCCGGTCGCACACCGCCCGCTACGTCGCGGGCGGAATCGCGATCGTGCTGGGCGTCGCGTTCATCACCGCGGCCATGCTCGTGTCGGGGTCCACGCGCGCCGCCTTGGCGCGGGCCGTCGGGGCGCAGTACGACCAGGCGGACGTGGTCTTGCTCAGCGACAGCTTCATTTCGTCCGACGTGGTTCGCCAGGTCAGGGGCCTGGACTCGGTCGAGGCCGCCTCCGGCGTCGCGGCGACGGGTCTCGGTGTCGTCTATCCCGACTCCAGGCAGCCGACGTGGGTAGGCGCCCGGAGCCTTCCCGTCGATCCCGACCTGCGCTGGCACAAGCTGACCGAAGGTCGCCTGCCGCGCACCGCCGATGAGGTCGCCGTCTCGGAGCTGGTCGCGGCGGACCGGAACCTTCGGCCAGGCTCCGTCCTGCGCGCTGAGTCGAGCGCCAGCCCATCGGGGGATGCCGACCAGGCTCTGACCACGCTCCGAGTGGTCGGCATTGTGGCCCGGGACTCGCTCCCGCCGAGCGCCGCGCTCGTGGTGACCGAGGACTGGATCATCGGCTGGCGGGGCAGCGCGCAGTACAACGAGGTTCTGGTCAAAGCCGCCCCCGGTGCTGACGTGCCCCAGCTCCTCGCGGATGTTCGCGCGGTGGCCGGGTCCGGCGCGACCGTGCGGACCGTCGAGGCACACGTCGACGCGACGGTCGAGGGGCTGACCGGCGGCGTCAACGTCCTTGGCGCGTTCCTCCTCGGCTTCGCGGCGATCGCGGTCTTCGTCGCGACCCTGGTCGTGGCCAACACGTTCACGATCCTGCTCGCCCAGCGCACCCGCGAGCTCGCGCTGCTCCGTTGCGTGGGAGCGCAGCGCGGTCAGGTGCGCAGGTCCGTGCTCGGCGAGTCGGCCGTTCTCGGCCTCGTCGCGTCCGCGGTCGGTGTGGCGGTGGGTGCCGGCCTGGCGGCCGTCGCGGTGGTCCTGCTCGAGCGGACCAACACCGCTGTCGTGATGGGAATCCAGCTCGACCCGGTCTCCGTGCTGGTTCCCATCGGTGTCGGCCTGCTCACCACGGTGGTCGCCGCCTTCGTCCCGGCCCGACGGGCCACCCGCGTGCCACCCCTGGCCGCGTTGCGACCCGAGCTCGCGATTCGAGTGCGCTCCCGGGGTGGGCTTCTCCGGCTGTGCTTGGCGCTGCTCCTGGTCCTCGCCGGCGTCGGGTTGATCGCCGCGGGTTTGGGGGCCGAGGACATCACGGTCGGGATGCTGCTCGGGGTCGCCGGAGGTGCGCTCTCCTTCCTCGGCGTCCTCCTCAGCGGGCGGTTCCTGGTTCCCGTGCTGGTCCGGTTGCTCGGCCTGGTCGTCGGCCGAGGCGTGCCGGGACGTCTCTCGGTCGCCAACGCGGTCCGCAACCCGGGACGAACGGCGGCGACCGCGGGCGCCCTCCTCGTGGGAGTCACCCTGATCTCCCTCATGAACGTGGGTGCCGCGTCGGTCGAGCGCACGATCAACACCTGGCTGGACGATCAGTACCCGCTCGACCTGGCCGCCGAGATCGGTGGCTCGGCCGGGATCTCCGCCCAGACGGTCGACGCGGTCCGCGACGTCGAGGGTGTGCAGGAGGTGGCGGTCCTGCGTGCGGCACAGGTCCAGACCGACGGTCCGGCCGGACCGGTGGACCGCGAGGCGTTCGGGGTCGATCCGGAGGTCGCGTCGTCGGTGCTCCGCGAGCCGAGCGTGGTCCGCGACCTGCGTGACGGCGTCGCCGTCATGGGCCCGAGCTTCGCGGATGGGCTGGGTGTCGAGGAGGGGGACACCGTCCAGCTCCGAGGCGAGAACGACGCGACCGTCACAGTCCAGGCGCGGATCGTCAAGTCGGATGCGACGCCGGATCTCCTGCTCACGGCTCGCGACCTGGAGCGACTCGCGCCCGACGCACCGACCGCGATGGTGTGGGCCCGGCTCGCGGACGGTGTGACTGAGCAGACCGTGATCTCCCGGGTCGAGGACGCGCTCGCGGATGCCGAGACCGTCCAGCTCTTCGGAGGTGCTCCAGAGCGAGCGTTCTACAACCAGGTACTCACCGTCATGCTCCTGATCGCCACGGGTCTGCTGGGCATCGCGGTCCTCATCGCCTTGGTCGGCGTGGGCAACACCTTGAGCCTCTCGGTGATCGAGCGGACGCGCGAGCAGGCGTTGCTCCGTGCTCTCGGACTCACCCGTGGGCAGCTGCGCGGGATGCTGGCGCTGGAGGCCGTGCTCATCGCCGGCGCCGCGGTGGTCCTCGGTCTCGCGCTGGGGATCGGGTACGGAATCGCGGGGACGACGGTGCTACTGGACCTCGCGACCGAGAACGTCGAGTACGCGATCCCGGTGGAGCGCCTGCTCCTCGTGGCGGTGGTCGCCCTTCTCGCCGGTCTCGTCGCGTCGCTGCTGCCGGCTCGACGCGCGGTACGAGTGCCACCCGCCTCCGCGCTCGCGGACGAGTGA
- a CDS encoding PH domain-containing protein, whose protein sequence is MDSLFAPPGQRWQTVSPQLRALRRLILSVVLGVVGPLSAVLAGVLVAWWLAVVVLAVAVVVFAWGWWLIDRNWRSWGYAERGDDLLVTHGVLFRRLVVVPYGRMQFVDVTAGPLERRFGIAKVQLHTATPATEADIPGLTAAEAAGLRDRLAALGEARAAGL, encoded by the coding sequence ATGGACAGCTTGTTCGCGCCACCAGGCCAGCGGTGGCAGACCGTCTCGCCCCAGCTTCGCGCGCTTCGGCGGCTGATCCTCTCGGTGGTGCTCGGGGTCGTCGGCCCGCTGTCCGCGGTTCTCGCTGGCGTCCTCGTCGCGTGGTGGTTGGCGGTCGTGGTCCTGGCGGTGGCTGTCGTCGTCTTCGCGTGGGGCTGGTGGCTGATCGACCGCAACTGGCGTTCCTGGGGGTACGCCGAACGCGGAGACGACCTCCTGGTGACGCACGGCGTGCTGTTCCGGCGGCTCGTCGTCGTCCCGTACGGGCGGATGCAGTTCGTCGACGTGACCGCCGGACCCCTGGAGCGCAGGTTCGGTATCGCCAAGGTCCAGTTGCACACCGCCACGCCGGCCACCGAGGCCGACATCCCAGGGCTGACGGCGGCGGAGGCCGCGGGTCTGCGGGACCGCTTGGCGGCGTTGGGCGAGGCGCGGGCGGCGGGTCTATGA
- a CDS encoding ABC transporter ATP-binding protein, with the protein MPAIPATSVRMAASAVDLVKVYGSGPTAVRALDGVTVGFEAARFTAIMGPSGSGKSTLMHCLAGLDSVTSGTVRIGDTDLSSLSDRELTRLRRDRVGFVFQAFNLMPTLTAKQNILLPLELAGRKPDQAWFTTLVDVLGLADRLNHRPAEMSGGQQQRVALARALVTRPEVVFADEPTGNLDSRTGAEVLSFLRTSVREFGQTIVMVTHDPVAASYAERVVLVADGKVVGEIAQPTPDSVLDAMRKLGA; encoded by the coding sequence ATGCCTGCCATACCGGCCACCTCTGTACGCATGGCGGCGAGCGCCGTCGACCTCGTCAAGGTCTACGGCTCTGGGCCGACCGCCGTTCGCGCCCTCGACGGGGTGACCGTGGGATTCGAGGCCGCGCGGTTCACGGCGATCATGGGGCCCTCCGGTTCAGGCAAGTCGACCCTCATGCACTGCCTGGCTGGCCTGGACTCCGTGACCTCGGGAACGGTGCGGATCGGCGACACAGACCTCAGCAGCTTGTCGGATCGCGAGCTCACCCGGCTGCGTCGGGACCGAGTGGGCTTCGTGTTCCAGGCGTTCAACCTGATGCCGACGTTGACCGCCAAGCAGAACATCCTGCTGCCGCTCGAGCTCGCGGGGCGCAAGCCCGACCAGGCGTGGTTCACCACCCTCGTCGACGTCCTCGGCCTGGCCGACCGGCTGAACCACCGACCCGCGGAGATGTCGGGCGGGCAGCAGCAGCGGGTGGCGCTCGCCCGAGCGCTCGTGACCCGACCGGAAGTCGTCTTCGCCGACGAACCGACGGGCAACCTCGACTCGCGGACGGGGGCGGAGGTGCTGTCGTTCCTGCGGACGTCGGTCCGTGAGTTCGGCCAGACCATCGTCATGGTGACGCACGATCCGGTAGCCGCCTCGTACGCGGAGCGGGTCGTCCTCGTCGCGGATGGGAAGGTCGTGGGCGAGATCGCCCAGCCGACACCGGACTCGGTCCTCGACGCGATGCGGAAGCTGGGGGCCTGA
- a CDS encoding response regulator transcription factor yields the protein MSDRIRVFLADDQQLVRAGFAMVVGAQADMEVVGEAGDGVEAVEKLAAVRADVVLMDVRMPRMDGVEATRRILASGADAPRVVVLTTFDLDEYAYAALRAGAAAFLLKDAPPTDLLSAIRSVYRGDAVVAPSTTRRLLERFLPHLSEEPSDGRVEMLTERERQVLLEVARGFSNQEIAERLYLSEATVKTHVGRILAKLGLRDRVQMVVFAYESGLVRASR from the coding sequence GTGTCGGATCGCATCCGTGTGTTCCTGGCCGACGACCAGCAGCTCGTCCGTGCCGGATTCGCCATGGTCGTGGGTGCCCAAGCCGACATGGAGGTCGTCGGCGAGGCCGGTGACGGCGTCGAGGCGGTGGAGAAGCTGGCAGCGGTCCGGGCGGACGTGGTCCTCATGGACGTGCGCATGCCGCGCATGGACGGCGTCGAGGCCACTCGGCGCATCCTGGCCAGCGGGGCGGACGCGCCTCGCGTCGTGGTGTTGACGACGTTCGACTTGGACGAGTACGCCTACGCCGCCCTGCGCGCGGGTGCGGCGGCGTTCCTGCTCAAGGACGCACCGCCGACCGACCTGCTCTCAGCGATCCGTTCCGTGTACCGTGGTGACGCCGTGGTGGCGCCCAGCACCACCCGTCGGCTGCTGGAACGCTTTCTCCCCCACCTCTCCGAGGAGCCGTCGGACGGCCGGGTCGAGATGCTCACCGAGCGGGAGCGACAGGTCCTCCTCGAGGTGGCGCGAGGGTTCTCCAACCAGGAGATCGCCGAACGGCTCTACCTCTCCGAGGCGACGGTCAAGACCCACGTGGGCCGCATCCTCGCCAAGCTGGGCTTGCGTGACCGCGTCCAGATGGTGGTCTTCGCCTACGAGAGCGGCCTGGTACGCGCTTCGCGCTGA